One Macrobrachium rosenbergii isolate ZJJX-2024 chromosome 10, ASM4041242v1, whole genome shotgun sequence DNA window includes the following coding sequences:
- the LOC136843048 gene encoding uncharacterized protein, with product MDLEIRNTVKGRPAHVPLTVKEWNLTQEEEARQEFKERVLREVRLLEGVQEWWNHSSMAIKRVGGDVFGRTSGKKPPDDKETWWWNDEVKEVVKAKKKMQKKIWEKYGLQEDNERYQRHKKEVKKAVAQEKRCGEAWEKKE from the exons atggacttggaaataaggaacacagtaaaaggtaggcctgCACATGTCCCATTAACAGTCAAGGAGTGGAACCTGACACAAGAGGAAGAAGCGAGGCAGGAgtttaaggagagagtattgagggaagttagattgctagagggagtgcaagaatggtggaatcacagcAGTATGGcgataaagagagtgggtggagacgTGTTTGGAaggacatctggaaagaaacctcctgacgataaggaaacctggtggtggaatgatgaagttaaagaggtggtgaaagccaaaaaaaagatgcaaaaaaagatctgggaaaagtatggactgCAAGAGGATAatgagaggtaccaaagacataagaaagaagtaaagaaggcagttgcacaagaaaag agatGTGGAgaagcctgggagaagaaggaatag
- the LOC136843050 gene encoding uncharacterized protein, whose protein sequence is MKRASDRAMVVKLCLDGEIANIVSAYAPQAGCDEVEKVAFWEEMYQQLSEIPGDGRFVIGGDINGHVGRTREGIERVHGGWGVGERNDEGEGVVDCAVSFDNCQHLV, encoded by the coding sequence ATGAAGAGAGCAAGTGACAGAGCAATGGTTGTGAAACTGTGCTTAGATGGAGAAATAGCCAACATCGTGAGTGCTTATGCCCCTCAggcaggatgtgatgaagttgaaaaagtagcattttgggaggaaatgtaccaacagttgagtgaaataccagGAGACGGGAGATTCGTTATTGGTGGTGACATCaatggacatgtaggaaggaccagagagggtattgagagggtacatggtggctggggagttggagagagaaatgacgagggagaGGGAGTTGTGGACTGCGCAGTGTCATTTGACAATTGTCAACACCtcgtttga